The window CCTGTCAGCAATAAGCACCCTGACGGTATGCAGTAATGCTACTTTAGGAGGTGGATATTCTGCCTCCTTTTTCAGTATTACTGACACTGTCCATATGGCTAAGAAAACCCGATCCTACATCCTACGGTAAACAATCTTTCCACAGCAGACTACCCGGCCTTGCGGCGGGAGCTGCAAATTCCTGTATCAGTTTACGATAGGCGGGGGTCACATACTAATTTAAGCAGACTTCAAAGCTGCAATAATATGACAGTGTTTCCCCCGTGGAAAAATTGCTTACACTGTAGGATTGTATGTTAATTGACAACGCACGGCACATATTCCTGTCCATGTTTGAGCACGAAAAATATCCTGTTCACCAGTTTACGGGCTACCTTGACTATGGCCTTCTGGGCATTCATCCGTTTACGGTATCCCTCATAGGCCAATGTCATTGCCGGATCTTTCCTTATGGCTATCCATGCAGCCTCGATTATGTAACAGCGCAACATCGCGTGCTTGCGAACCGTGATGTTGCCGTCGCCCTGACTTTCCCCGCTGGAGTGGCACATGGGAATCAGTCCGATGTAGGAAGCCAGTGCGTCGGCGCTGGAAAACCGGTGGATATCGTCTATCTCGACCGCCAACGACATGGCGGTGGTTATCCCTATTCCCGGAACCGATGCAAGCAGGCGTATCGGCTCCTTGAGTACTTCACTGCGGGATAATGCGCGCAATATCCGCGTTTGTTCGAGAAGCATGCCGCGCAGGCGTACAAACTGCTCTATGTGTATGTTCAGTGCCTGCCGCCCATATTCGGTGGAAAGCGACACTTCGCGCAGCCATGCCAAAAACCGCTTTGACCAGTTCCCCACCGAATGACGTGTAAATTCTTCCGGGATGTCTATCCCGTGAAATCGCAGGAACGACTTTATCCGGTTCTTTTCCCTCGTGGTGTCTTTTACGATCCTGTTTCTCAACCTTATCAAAGAACGCATTTCCAGGGTGGCGACATCCGGCACGT of the Petrimonas mucosa genome contains:
- a CDS encoding IS110 family RNA-guided transposase, with amino-acid sequence MNRGQSNKLDFKGQNIYVGIDAHLKSWSVAVLSQHSVLKKFRQDPSPESLHKFLTTHYPGADYHSVYEAGFCGFWIHENLTGLGINNIVVNPADVPTMSKEKLRKTDAVDCGKLARELRSGTLKGIYVPDVATLEMRSLIRLRNRIVKDTTREKNRIKSFLRFHGIDIPEEFTRHSVGNWSKRFLAWLREVSLSTEYGRQALNIHIEQFVRLRGMLLEQTRILRALSRSEVLKEPIRLLASVPGIGITTAMSLAVEIDDIHRFSSADALASYIGLIPMCHSSGESQGDGNITVRKHAMLRCYIIEAAWIAIRKDPAMTLAYEGYRKRMNAQKAIVKVARKLVNRIFFVLKHGQEYVPCVVN